The genomic stretch aacaaaaaacattacacCTTTTTAAGTAAATGCAATGAGATGCAAAGCAGCCTTTGTTGTATTCAGATCCTTCAATgtgaagtttaaaataaaaactacacaTCCCATAATACAATATAACAAGATTAAAGAACTTACTTTACCAAGAACTaatatttcaaaacaaacaatcattACTTGTTTTAGGGGTCTCTGGGGGATCAGAAGCCCATGCGTGACTTCTTTGGCTGTGAAGACCGCAGATAACCTTGAGAGGAAGGCACTGTGCGTGATTTCTGTGAAAAAGCTGTGCTGGTTTGGGAAGAGGAAGCCAAAGGGAAGAAGCCCTCATCCTCCACTGCATCCTGTGTCTCCTCTTGCGGAGATAACAGAGAACACAAGTAATCCTGATTTGTCCTTTTTAGATTCTTGGAAGTAGTTTGCCTCAAAGGAACCGAGGAGGAGGGAGTATTTGTTCTGGGAGGTTGACAAGTTTGCAGTACCTGCTCTGAAACCTCACCTGTAGCAAGTGAAGTGGGAGGCTTTAGAATGCTCTGTGGGAGCAAAGACTCCAAGGGTCTCGGTGAAATAACAGATCTTGTGGCATCTGACCAGTCTGCATTATCTACAGACAACAAACTCCTGTTTACCGGAGGAAATCCTGTAACAACGGTGTCCCGATTGGAAAGAATGGCATCCTGGGAGGCAACAGTAGCATTTTCAAGTGCCAGCTCATTCTCTTGGCTACATACAGATCGTTCCGGACTGTTCTCATTAGTCCTGCAAGATCCAGAGATTATATCCTGGGTGGACGAATCTGTTGTAGCAGGTCCACCTGTCTCAGAGCATGATGTCTCCCAGCCTTGACTGTCCCCAAAATTGCTAGTCGCAGAGGACCAACCTGAAAGCTCATCCATGTCTGACTGATAGCTGACCGAAGAGGCGAAGCTTCCCGAGAGGCACATTCGCCGGCGTGCCCGTTTCTGCTGCCTCCTTTTCCTACGCAGAGCCTCGACCTTCTGGTCATGGTTCAGCCCCAGCTTATCCTCCCACCAGGTCTGCCAGTTGCCTCCCCAAGACGCTGTGAGACGCTTGCTCAGGTCATCACCCCACTCCGAAGGGTCCACTGGATCTGGGATCTGCACAACTTCCATGGACGGCGGTCGTGTGTAGATACCGACGAATGCCTCCTCTTTTTTCATCGATTCTTTCAACTCTGCTTTCACGTCATCATATTTGGTCAACTCTGATGTGCTCTTCCTGAAAGCACTATAAGACATGATCCTTCTGGTTCTAAAGCCCCAGTGAGATCTAGTCATTTTTTGGGACAACGGTGGCTTTTGAAGAAAGACTGACAGCCAATGTTTCCACCTGGCCAGCAGCTTCTTGCTAGGTGATACCGAGTTAGTTTGGCTTCTTGCAAGCCTGGTTGAGATGCCTTGATTCAAAGAAGAGGACTGGCCAACAGTGTCTTGCGAGTCGGACTCTGAATCAAGGTCCTGCTCCTCTAGGTCATTAATCACCGTTTCAATTTGGTAAGACGGGACTACTTCATCTTCAGTTTCACTCTGTGTATCAGTCATATTGTTTTCCAAGGTTTCTTGTTCATCGTGCTGAATCAGGGTTGTTTCCCGAGTTGAATCTATGGATTCCTCCTCTTCATCAGTGGGGTCTATATTCCTTGATGTTTCTTCATTTTCCAGGTTTCCCGATTCAGGCCTCAGTATCTGGTAGAAGATATCTCCTGCCTCGGACAACTGGAGCACACACAGCGACTCCGTGCCTTGGTTATGGTAGAGAGCCGTCAAACCTAAGcagagaaaaaatacattaattgttGTGTGGGAGAACTAAGGTAGTATTTAAAAAAGGCAGAAACAAAGTTATCAGTCATTAATCCTTAACTTAATGGGAGAGTCGACTTAGTCAgacaaacatttgaaaataaacatttgagtGGGTTCATCTATGAAGTGAAGCAAGGAGTTGCTACCTGCGCTGGGCGAATCCAGTCTCTCCGCGGCTCTCTCTCGACGGTGAGGGACCTGCACAGGCAAGTGTCTCAGACAGTCAGAAGGGCTGGACAGCTTGTGAGGAGGTCCCAGAGACTGGCAGGCTGCTTGACTACCACCTGGTAACAAAGACAGGTCCTGCTTTCATAAAAGTCATAAGACTACCATGTGAAAACACTCTGCAGTTGTGTTCTGGGCTGTGTAACAGTTATTTTATATctcacaaaataacatttaagtaACGTTTACAATGATAAAATTTCAATTTGTaggaaaaatattattttacaaaagcaTACTATACTACAGAGAGTgaagtacattttacaaattcatattttccatcaaaaaactaaaattaatatTCCCCGGTGCGATTTTCCAAAACAGGGAATTGATTACAATTGTTGTAAAATACCTTCATAAATCAgtgttaaattaaattcaaaatttCATTcgcaatttcatttttttactgTAATCTAAGATGACACTTCAtattaaatttaaatacattaccaGCATAATAACAGatgatttcaattattttacagTAATGTAAACTAACGGCACAGATCAAGTCAAGCATACACAATACAGaaattacaatatattaaaacagtCATTTACAAAAGATGAAACATAATAACAATcacaaatacatataatgaAGCCATGTATGCTTtccaaacctttttttttttttttaaactgggaTCTAAAAGTAGCAAGAGAGCTACCCTCTCAGATTTCAGCAGCGCTACAGCCTAGGAACGAAGTGCTCAATCAGACAGGGATATGCGCTCTGGAAAAGTGAGGAGGGCTGCTTCAGGGCATCTGAGAGAGCAAGTGCGGGCATAAGGAACCAAAACGCACCAAGGCAGGGAGGTGCTGCTGTACTGTGCCATGTGTTTGTAAACCaatgtcaatatatatatatatttttttaaatcagcccCAACTGTCAGTTATGAGAGCAGTCAATGGAATTTAGAGAATGCAAGCCAGAGCAAAAACTGCAGGAAGCTATTCTACTTTTGAACCAAATACCCTTCACTAACAAATGTCTTCACTTTAGTTCGAGATGAATGcaattgtataataaaatagGAGAATTTGCAGTCACAATCTGTACACACCATCACTACAACAgtagcacacacacaacagaaggCAATCATGCACTgtaacattcaaaaacaaacgGATAGTCTTACCAGAATACTGCAACATCATCAGCTGTCCAGATCGCTGAGAACCCAGCAGCACTTTGTTACTCCTGTCCCATGAAGCTCCTGCTATGACTTGGGAAAACATTGGGGGGAAATCCATCATGTGTTCCCACTTCATCACAGGCAGACCAGGAAAACGCTCATCCAAAATATAAGCGGAATACTGGGAAGAAAGCAGATGGTTCATTATCAGCTTTTCAGCAGCACCCCTTTGAAACTGTGCTCACCTGTTCCCACTAGCATTGTGTAAACTGAAGCAAGACAATATCATACCTGTGTTGTAATGAGGTAGTGGTAGGAATTCACATCTCTTAGATATTTGGGCAGGATTACCCTCTCGCCCTTTTTGCATTCTGCGGTCTTCCCAATGTAAAACAGAGTGTGGCTTGCATTTTCCGGAGACTGATGAAaggacaaacaaaccaaaagtaATATAAACACTTCTGCAAAGGTTTACACTACAACAGAACAACTTCTTTCCCCAGCCCTGGCCCCAGTATCTTCACTGAATTAGCATGCTCTTTTGTTTGAAATTCACTATCCTCTCCTATAGACTGTaatttctaaaacaaaacaaaaaaacataaaaaataggGGACTGCCCATTAACTAATTTGAATTACCCAAATATCCCACCTAGGACAGGTTTATGTGAATTTGTCTTGATATAGTATaaattgtgtttcattttaGTCCTGAAAACACAATTGTTTAAGTGTACTATAGTCCTGTACCTCATCTGCTGTAAACTGCAGTGTTTATCTGTATAGCTGTGGTCTACACTATTTTTACAGCACCCTACAATGAATTACACAGAACATACCTTCAGAGGTCTTGGATAAATGAATGATCTTAGACAAAGCACCTGCCTCGTACAAACAACCAATACATGATACAGAATCCTTTTCCAACAGTTCATTTTGTTAGAGCAGAGATTAAAGCAGCTGCTGAAGGCCAGGCCCAAGGACTCACCCTGGTGTCTGTGAGGTCCACCCCCGTCCTGTCAGCATACATCATCACCCGGGGGTGGGCTGTGTAATCACACCAACGCCATGCTGACCGCCCATTGAAGTACAGGTTCTCTGTCTCAGTGCGGAACTTGTGCAGCCTTGAAGAAACGAAAGtggatttaaaaacaataacccCACtccaaacttaaaaaataacaataaacgaagGTGTTAGTAGTAAATTGTAAAGCACATATAAAAGTACTGTATTATGAAACAAAACCCGTTGAAATGCATCTCCTATGCCTCCTCCCTTAGGTCTTTTCCAGGACTTCACtgcatcatgtctgcacttgttccCTCTTCAatctaggatgtatgctttatATTGCTTTACAACACTACTTCTGCACTTTTGTC from Amia ocellicauda isolate fAmiCal2 chromosome 8, fAmiCal2.hap1, whole genome shotgun sequence encodes the following:
- the taf1c gene encoding TATA box-binding protein-associated factor, RNA polymerase I, subunit C; this encodes MDCKFPPILFPQFFNTGPPGKKPDVLPVAGGWGVYGQLVGVDSTQEGPGQGGSVTFEPQHKVKGERWKALEPIPAPLLPPNSDCKVSSPTDTKASDFPIHMQNFYLDNSLDAFGAMSHILEEHFYFGNGELQGHLRQNTKSMKTMRGFLNDFNYHKCPMTFFRWKPRYYSYLFGDLIYDIPPALLGELLHEELMLQGHREQFNEVSTGGALGYIPFAETSHSQEGCLIYPRHAALNQLHFRKMVLDFEDVGAPRLSVEDQSVKMNLNGTVRQISTGNMQENVFVGVRSDYHCSVWRINSNMKPSSLEVIQTDQLATCISVSPHLPGELLVASESGAAYLWTVGKGLHKFRTETENLYFNGRSAWRWCDYTAHPRVMMYADRTGVDLTDTRSPENASHTLFYIGKTAECKKGERVILPKYLRDVNSYHYLITTQYSAYILDERFPGLPVMKWEHMMDFPPMFSQVIAGASWDRSNKVLLGSQRSGQLMMLQYSGGSQAACQSLGPPHKLSSPSDCLRHLPVQVPHRRERAAERLDSPSAGLTALYHNQGTESLCVLQLSEAGDIFYQILRPESGNLENEETSRNIDPTDEEEESIDSTRETTLIQHDEQETLENNMTDTQSETEDEVVPSYQIETVINDLEEQDLDSESDSQDTVGQSSSLNQGISTRLARSQTNSVSPSKKLLARWKHWLSVFLQKPPLSQKMTRSHWGFRTRRIMSYSAFRKSTSELTKYDDVKAELKESMKKEEAFVGIYTRPPSMEVVQIPDPVDPSEWGDDLSKRLTASWGGNWQTWWEDKLGLNHDQKVEALRRKRRQQKRARRRMCLSGSFASSVSYQSDMDELSGWSSATSNFGDSQGWETSCSETGGPATTDSSTQDIISGSCRTNENSPERSVCSQENELALENATVASQDAILSNRDTVVTGFPPVNRSLLSVDNADWSDATRSVISPRPLESLLPQSILKPPTSLATGEVSEQVLQTCQPPRTNTPSSSVPLRQTTSKNLKRTNQDYLCSLLSPQEETQDAVEDEGFFPLASSSQTSTAFSQKSRTVPSSQGYLRSSQPKKSRMGF